Proteins encoded together in one Marispirochaeta sp. window:
- the rlmN gene encoding 23S rRNA (adenine(2503)-C(2))-methyltransferase RlmN encodes MSSLLASLPREISHTLGSEPGFRGQQIFSWIHQKGSRDFDEMTDLPKGLRQKLEAEHTILPAGIDTAEEAADGTTKIRLKLNDGALIEAVLLRDTADRLTACLSTQVGCAMGCRFCKTATMGFIRNLDAAEIIGQLYLLETAAERSIDNIVFMGMGEPFNNYDQVSKTVQVLTHPEGRNMGQRRFTVSTSGIIDGIRSLGTDHPQVRLAASLVSADPATREALMPVEHKNPLPRLKEALMAYQQAGGRRITLEYVLLKGVNDRKEDPMLVRKFAHGLRCNINLIPWNPADGMAPVKLPQGKVLPLEEPDAKRVNWFREELENLGLTVVLRHRKGRGVNAACGQLATKGSAKNNSL; translated from the coding sequence ATGTCCTCCCTGCTTGCCTCCCTTCCCCGGGAGATTTCCCATACCCTGGGGTCGGAACCGGGCTTTCGGGGGCAGCAGATTTTCTCCTGGATCCACCAGAAAGGCAGCAGAGATTTCGATGAAATGACCGACCTGCCAAAGGGCCTCAGGCAGAAACTGGAAGCTGAACACACTATTCTCCCTGCCGGAATTGACACTGCCGAAGAGGCAGCTGACGGCACAACAAAGATTCGCCTTAAACTGAATGACGGGGCCCTGATTGAAGCCGTACTGCTGAGAGACACCGCGGACCGTCTGACTGCCTGCCTCTCTACCCAGGTCGGCTGTGCCATGGGCTGCCGTTTCTGCAAAACCGCCACCATGGGATTTATCCGCAACCTTGATGCTGCCGAGATAATCGGGCAGCTTTACCTGCTTGAAACCGCAGCTGAGCGGAGCATAGACAATATCGTGTTTATGGGGATGGGCGAACCCTTTAACAACTATGACCAGGTCTCAAAAACAGTACAGGTTCTGACCCATCCGGAAGGCCGCAACATGGGACAGCGCCGCTTTACCGTCAGCACCTCCGGAATCATAGACGGAATCCGCAGCCTTGGAACAGACCACCCCCAGGTACGGCTGGCCGCAAGCCTTGTAAGCGCCGATCCGGCCACAAGAGAGGCACTTATGCCCGTGGAACACAAAAACCCTCTACCCAGGCTTAAAGAGGCTCTTATGGCATATCAGCAGGCCGGGGGCCGCAGAATCACCCTGGAATATGTTCTGTTAAAGGGAGTCAACGACCGCAAAGAGGACCCGATGCTGGTCCGGAAATTTGCGCATGGCCTGCGCTGCAATATCAACCTGATCCCCTGGAACCCGGCAGACGGCATGGCGCCTGTCAAACTGCCCCAGGGTAAGGTCCTACCTCTGGAAGAGCCGGACGCAAAAAGGGTGAACTGGTTTCGCGAGGAGCTGGAGAACCTGGGACTTACGGTTGTCCTGCGCCACCGCAAAGGCAGGGGCGTAAACGCGGCCTGCGGGCAACTGGCAACGAAGGGTTCAGCGAAAAATAACAGCCTATGA
- a CDS encoding tetratricopeptide repeat protein, with protein MSDNNEDIKELTPEQQAEEERLNEISELSKRGYQLLKENLIEDAIVCFNRILEMDDNNNYALVGLGDAARKKNRHRDAIKYYQLCLASHPGNNYALFGLADCYKALHQYSNAIDIWERYLEHDSSNVTVLTRVADAYRKVRDFRRSKEIYLKVLEMEENNPYALIGLGHLHYDFREYEDALQYWEKMLEVKQENVDIRVLTSLGNCHRKLKTYEKGLIYFGKALEQEPNNFYALFGMADCYRGLDHHEESLEYWQRILQKDPRNKVILTRAGDSFRHLGDFDKAEEYYRRALNIEFDAYAILGLALINKARGNFQDAIDSLHGLLKNDPKNHRLYTEIADCHLELGEKEKAIEILTSFQRLGIRNAYVSNMLDTLRLGR; from the coding sequence ATGAGCGACAACAACGAAGATATCAAAGAGCTCACACCCGAACAGCAGGCTGAGGAAGAACGGCTCAACGAGATATCAGAGCTTTCAAAACGCGGATACCAGCTTTTGAAAGAGAATCTTATAGAAGATGCCATTGTCTGTTTCAATCGGATACTCGAAATGGACGATAACAATAATTACGCCCTGGTTGGACTTGGGGACGCCGCCCGCAAGAAAAACCGTCACCGGGACGCAATTAAATACTACCAGCTGTGCCTGGCCTCCCATCCAGGGAATAATTACGCCCTGTTCGGTCTGGCGGATTGCTACAAGGCGCTGCATCAGTATTCCAATGCCATCGATATCTGGGAGCGCTACCTGGAACATGACTCCAGCAATGTTACCGTTTTGACCCGGGTTGCCGATGCCTACCGCAAGGTAAGGGACTTCAGACGTTCCAAGGAGATCTATCTTAAAGTCCTGGAAATGGAAGAGAACAACCCCTATGCCCTGATCGGCCTGGGGCACCTGCATTATGATTTCCGGGAATACGAAGACGCCCTGCAATACTGGGAAAAAATGCTTGAAGTCAAGCAGGAAAATGTGGATATCCGGGTTCTTACATCCCTTGGAAACTGTCACCGCAAGTTGAAAACCTACGAAAAGGGGCTGATCTATTTCGGTAAGGCTCTTGAGCAGGAGCCGAACAACTTCTACGCCCTTTTCGGCATGGCCGATTGCTACCGGGGATTGGACCATCACGAAGAGTCCCTGGAGTACTGGCAGAGGATTCTACAGAAGGATCCGCGAAACAAGGTAATCCTGACCCGCGCAGGTGACTCCTTCCGCCATCTGGGTGATTTTGACAAGGCAGAAGAGTATTACCGGCGGGCCCTGAACATCGAGTTTGATGCCTACGCGATTCTTGGACTTGCTCTTATCAACAAAGCCCGGGGGAATTTCCAGGACGCCATCGACAGCCTTCACGGGCTGCTTAAGAACGATCCAAAAAACCACCGGCTTTATACCGAAATTGCCGACTGTCATCTGGAACTCGGAGAAAAAGAAAAAGCGATCGAAATTCTGACCAGCTTTCAGCGCCTGGGAATCCGTAACGCATACGTTTCCAACATGCTGGATACCCTGCGTCTCGGCAGATAA